One region of Cucurbita pepo subsp. pepo cultivar mu-cu-16 chromosome LG03, ASM280686v2, whole genome shotgun sequence genomic DNA includes:
- the LOC111791057 gene encoding WRKY transcription factor 22-like, translating to MKMEVDWDLHAVVRGYSAVSSAATIPSSDFYSVSSTSNNSTPFAFGRDLTNQTNHFFSLQDPFEGPNCNSTEELHELFKPFSPKPLPSPPPPPPSAPLLLSSPAAKILTHQKQRQNTHVPKQLHSAPVSASRSKRRKNQLKKVCQVPAESLSSDIWAWRKYGQKPIKGSPYPRXYYRCSSSKGCMARKQVERNRSDPGMFIVTYTAEHNHPAPTHRNSLAGSTRQKPNTQTPASSGSEKPDPKQPVCSSEDQSTITESKEEKEELLAEDEEDDDLGVSDLIVNDDFYMGFEELDSPITDECFSDQFPANFELPWSFNGDPDSEIVKLPW from the exons ATGAAAATGGAAGTCGATTGGGATCTTCACGCCGTGGTCAGAGGCTACTCCGCCGTGTCCTCCGCCGCCACCATTCCCTCTTCTGACTTTTACTCTGTTTCTTCCACTTCTAATAACTCTACCCCTTTTGCTTTTGGTAGAGACCTAACCAACCAAACAAACCATTTCTTCTCCCTTCAAGATCCATTCGAAGGGCCTAATTGTAATTCCACTGAAGAATTGCATGAGCTTTTCAAACCCTTTTCCCCTAAACCTCTACCTtctccgccgccaccgccaccgtcTGCTCCGCTGCTGCTTTCTTCTCCGGCGGCTAAGATTCTGACCCATCAGAAGCAACGGCAGAACACCCATGTCCCCAAACAGCTCCATTCAGCCCCTGTTTCTGCGTCAAGATCTAAACGCCG GAAGAATCAGCTGAAGAAAGTCTGTCAAGTTCCGGCGGAGTCTCTGTCTTCGGATATTTGGGCTTGGCGGAAATATGGCCAAAAACCCATTAAAGGATCTCCATATCCAAG aaNTATTACAGATGTAGCAGTTCCAAGGGTTGCATGGCCCGGAAACAAGTCGAGCGGAACAGATCCGACCCGGGAATGTTCATAGTCACATACACGGCGGAGCACAACCACCCAGCGCCGACTCACCGGAATTCTCTCGCCGGCTCTACCCGTCAAAAGCCCAACACGCAAACGCCGGCTTCCTCCGGATCCGAAAAACCCGACCCGAAGCAGCCCGTTTGTTCGTCGGAAGACCAAAGTACGATCACAGAGagcaaagaagagaaagaggaatTGTTAGCcgaagatgaagaagacgacgatCTGGGTGTCTCCGATTTGATCGTGAACGACGATTTCTATATGGGTTTTGAAGAACTCGACAGCCCAATCACCGACGAGTGTTTTTCCGATCAATTTCCGGCGAATTTCGAGCTTCCATGGTCGTTCAACGGAGACCCAGACAGCGAAATTGTAAAACTCCCCTGGTAA